The genomic window CGAACATCTGGCGGGTCGGCTTGTCCAGCGGGCCGAACGCCGAGAGGTTCTGGTTGCCGTACTTGTCGATCTGGTTCGCGCCCATCACCACGTGGCGTCGGCCGGAGGCCACCACGTCGAACACCTTGGAGAACGGGATGTAGCCCTCGATCGGCGCGCTGGCACCGATGGCCGGGGCGTCGGCCAGGATCAGGGCCTCGCCGTCGGTGATGATCAGGTCGGGCTCGGTGGTGAGCTTGGCCAGGCGCGCACCGATCAGCGGCAGCGTCGCCATGGGGGAGGCGAAGATCTCGCCGGCGTCGGCGAACAGCTCGGCGCAAGCGACGGCGCAGTACTCTGCGCGGGTTACCTCGGTCATGACTTCTGCTCCTCTGCGAACTTGCGCACGGCTGCCTGGTAGTCGTCCTCGCTGCCGGACAGGTAGGTGTCGGCGAAGGCCTGCCACGCCTCGGGCGTCTTGGCGGACTCGGCGTAGTGGCGCTGGAACTTCTCGTCGCGCTTGTAGCCGCCGGCGAAGGTGAAGTGGGCGCCGTTCGGGGCCTCGGTGACGGTGTCGACCATCGCGCGGTTCAGGATCAGGGCCTGATTCGGGACGGACTTGACGAGTTCCTCGGTCGAGACGATCTTGTCGACGCTGAGGATGCGCTGCTCGGCCGCGAGGCAGAACAGGTCGTCGAAGTACGGGTCGACGCCGGTGTAGGCGGCGTTGCCCCGCTCGTCGGCCAGGTCCAGGTGGACCAGTGCGGCGTCGAGGTTCAGTGCCGGCATCGCCAGCAGCGTCTCGGTGCGGCCGTCGGCGGCCGGGTACGGGGACGCGACGGTCTTGAGCTCGTCGCCCCAGACGGTCTGCGCATCCGAGCCGAGGCCGGCGCGGATCGGCATGAACGGCAGGCGCGCGGCGGCGGCCTGCAGGCCGGCCTTGACCATGCCCTCGTCCATCTCGCGGGACTCGATGGTCCCGGCGACACGAGCCTGGGCGAACCAGGGATCGTAGAACGGCGCCGAGTCCAGGGACACGAAGCCGTAGTAGGCGCGCTTGACCTTGCCGGCCGAGATCAGCAGGCCGAGGTCCGGGCCGAGGTACCCGACGACGGTCAGGTCCTTGACGTCGGTCCGCAGGAGTGCGCGCACGAGGGCCATCGGCTTGCGCCGCGAGCCCCAGCCGCCGATACCGATGGTCATCCCGCTCTGGATGCCGGCGACGGCCTCATCCAATGAGCGGCGCTTTTCGCGCTTCTCAGCCATTACTTGCTGTCTCCCTTGGGTGCGGTGGTGTTCGACTTGGGCTTGCCCGTGGCGACGAACTCGTCGCGGT from Prescottella sp. R16 includes these protein-coding regions:
- a CDS encoding CoA transferase subunit A, with product MAEKREKRRSLDEAVAGIQSGMTIGIGGWGSRRKPMALVRALLRTDVKDLTVVGYLGPDLGLLISAGKVKRAYYGFVSLDSAPFYDPWFAQARVAGTIESREMDEGMVKAGLQAAAARLPFMPIRAGLGSDAQTVWGDELKTVASPYPAADGRTETLLAMPALNLDAALVHLDLADERGNAAYTGVDPYFDDLFCLAAEQRILSVDKIVSTEELVKSVPNQALILNRAMVDTVTEAPNGAHFTFAGGYKRDEKFQRHYAESAKTPEAWQAFADTYLSGSEDDYQAAVRKFAEEQKS